A stretch of the Schistocerca serialis cubense isolate TAMUIC-IGC-003099 chromosome 2, iqSchSeri2.2, whole genome shotgun sequence genome encodes the following:
- the LOC126457003 gene encoding transcription initiation factor TFIID subunit 3-like: protein MANVFARKCLRIVVAALCQTIGWRKIKPTSMEVLIDLLEHYIKSLGKGAHEYAEQRGSTVPVLEDLALALSDAGVTIPPLEEYIHEVGQVPWPENSGTTSSGAVPVFPVQVPSRRNGVEQHLQFFDSWAESEDECCSHLVPPTQHTDSNVGIYPSEVSVDVTGGSCKAEDISRSTDNIPQASQASVVAMTECGILSASRDGRQPSARRPTTPPRYSPSPDRQRALSGFHTKKEKKKIKGKENTGVGKTKIKTVLGMGKVRPPPECSSGQSVDSAFTSRFCDKTQPFNSQKYINSKGNPLNSMTSKDILHHSHHVDKKSLTLASEKERNPKPLQLPGAKHISADNKLAFKHNMQPVPGATSYKDSSDFGPDTTVNNLLPQCKKLGDKPKSEPLESSQWSDVPIKKEPMDVNPVTSDQTSSTLNSNNLMPQKSQIKTEITINNKEGKSSLDDGSLTCTPKEIAKPLLLTDPQSVKTVDKSEPINHQRNSPKCVGGNSAETQSSVDPIENKQPKITKVTDTAVTPSSTYKSNSLATVVDMNINERNKPVSKEGTSHLPVPADKLREKQDKKTETATPSKKLLNSSAKSSTKEACTSNKGNLSSKKAKHAGSFSKLPQKTGSQWDTTLDNLFAPDIVQKKKKCDIVKDKDHKSNTTKGTDLIRAQKVPPVTNEVQKLHSDKGISQPPVVNKVVGNDTTKPNKTSKVMTPANMDIKGKEKECVSSKRTSSVTTEESLSKHSHKRVKEEISSSTNMPTWRVRAALIYSSSSDSEIDVVKPAKALFGTPSAVRITETPKTPRTPDVPTGISVHSRCKKVISDAQEVQLGLDLGTPPPARPPTPGKVTPPVVEIGREKHKHKKKKKKHEKKHSPKKEKVQFDGDKVHSKSDLVAAEGLMQLTSFSGDKRSGDLSHKETVSGVKRKHKHSALTEHSKKRHGLSASLPVAPSSPVVIPSVSQQTSLPKVQVPVNGLPVTISDDGPVGFYFDESGNRVWVCPSCGGQDDGSPMIRCDDCYAWYHWACVGIDSAPDENVDWFCSYCFSKNDRQMKKHKSSSVHRKKSHSKSSKK, encoded by the coding sequence ATGGCAAATGTGTTCGCAAGAAAATGTCTACGAATTGTTGTTGCTGCACTTTGCCAGACGATTGGTTGGAGGAAGATAAAACCAACATCTATGGAAGTACTGATCGATCTTCTAGAACATTATATCAAAAGCCTTGGTAAGGGAGCTCATGAGTATGCTGAACAACGTGGTTCAACAGTTCCAGTTCTTGAAGATCTTGCTCTTGCTCTTAGTGATGCAGGAGTTACTATCCCCCCTCTAGAGGAGTATATTCATGAAGTTGGCCAAGTTCCGTGGCCTGAGAACAGTGGCACTACCTCTTCTGGTGCAGTCCCAGTCTTCCCAGTGCAAGTGCCTTCCCGCCGTAATGGAGTGGAACAACATCTTCAGTTCTTCGACAGTTGGGCTGAATCAGAAGATGAATGCTGTAGCCATCTGGTACCACCCACACAGCATACAGATTCAAATGTTGGTATATATCCATCTGAAGTTTCAGTTGATGTCACAGGAGGATCTTGTAAGGCTGAGGATATATCCAGATCAACAGACAATATACCTCAGGCATCACAAGCCTCAGTGGTGGCGATGACAGAATGTGGTATCCTCTCCGCATCACGTGATGGTAGACAGCCATCTGCTCGCAGGCCAACTACACCACCTCGATATTCGCCATCTCCTGACAGACAGCGTGCTTTGAGTGGCTTCCatacaaagaaggaaaagaaaaaaattaaagggAAGGAGAACACAGGAGTTggtaaaacaaaaatcaaaactgttttaggGATGGGTAAGGTAAGACCTCCACCTGAATGTTCCTCTGGACAAAGCGTTGACTCAGCTTTTACTTCAAGATTTTGTGACAAAACACAACCATTCAAttcacaaaaatacattaattCTAAGGGGAATCCATTGAATTCTATGACTTCAAAGGATATTCTGCATCATTCTCATCATGTGGATAAAAAATCCTTAACCCttgcatcagaaaaagaaagaaatcctaAGCCATTACAATTACCTGGTGCAAAGCATATTTCAGCGGACAATAAATTGGCATTCAAGCACAATATGCAACCTGTGCCTGGCGCTACATCTTATAAAGATAGTTCTGATTTTGGACCGGACACAACTGTTAATAATCTGCTACCTCAGTGTAAAAAATTAGGGGATAAACCAAAGTCTGAACCACTTGAGAGTTCGCAGTGGAGCGATGTTCCTATTAAAAAAGAACCTATGGATGTAAATCCTGTAACAAGTGATCAAACTTCATCTACTCTTAATTCAAATAATTTAATGCCTCAAAAGTCACAAATTAAGACTGAAATTACAATTAATAATAAGGAAGGAAAGAGCTCATTAGATGATGGGAGTCTCACATGCACTCCAAAAGAAATTGCTAAACCTTTGTTATTGACAGATCCCCAATCAGTAAAGACTGTAGATAAGTCTGAGCCTATCAATCACCAAAGGAACAGTCCAAAGTGTGTAGGTGGTAATTCTGCTGAAACTCAGTCAAGTGTTGATCCTATTGAGAATAAGCAACCAAAAATTACTAAGGTCACAGATACTGCTGTTACACCATCTTCGACATATAAAAGCAATAGCTTAGCTACAGTTGTGGATATGAATATCAACGAGAGAAATAAACCTGTATCGAAGGAAGGAACTTCCCATCTTCCTGTGCCAGCTGATAAATTAAGAGAAAAGCAAGATAAAAAGACTGAAACTGCAACACCGTCAAAAAAGCTGCTTAATTCCtctgcaaaatcatccacaaaagaagCATGCACAAGCAATAAAGGGAACCTTTCTAGTAAAAAAGCAAAACATGCTGGATCATTTTCTAAACTCCCCCAGAAAACAGGTAGCCAATGGGATACTACCTTAGATAATCTATTTGCTCCAGACATTGTCCAAAAGAAGAAAAAGTGTGACATTGTCAAGGACAAAGATCATAAATCAAACACTACCAAGGGAACAGATCTCATACGTGCACAGAAGGTACCTCCAGTTACAAATGAAGTACAGAAGCTGCACAGTGATAAAGGAATCTCCCAGCCCCCAGTTGTGAATAAAGTTGTGGGAAATGATACAACAAAACCCAACAAGACAAGTAAGGTAATGACACCTGCTAATATGGACATTAAAGGAAAGGAAAAAGAGTGTGTTTCAAGTAAGAGAACATCTTCTGTTACAACAGAAGAGTCATTGTCAAAGCATTCGCATAAAAGGGTGAAAGAAGAAATATCTAGTTCAACTAATATGCCCACTTGGCGTGTAAGGGCAGCTCTCATTTATAGCAGTAGCAGTGACTCAGAAATTGATGTGGTGAAACCAGCTAAAGCTTTATTTGGAACACCATCAGCTGTAAGAATCACAGAAACACCGAAAACACCACGTACTCCAGATGTTCCTACAGGAATCTCTGTACATTCTAGATGTAAAAAAGTTATAAGTGATGCCCAAGAGGTACAGCTTGGCTTAGATTTAGGCACTCCCCCACCTGCAAGACCACCAACACCGGGTAAAGTGACACCTCCTGTTGTTGAAATAGGCAGAGAGAAGcacaaacataagaaaaagaaaaagaagcatgaAAAGAAACATAGCCCAAAGAAAGAAAAGGTACAGTTTGATGGAGATAAGGTTCACTCAAAAAGTGATCTAGTGGCTGCAGAAGGTCTGATGCAGTTGACATCATTCTCAGGTGATAAACGGTCTGGTGATCTGTCGCACAAAGAAACTGTTTCCGGTGTGAAGAGAAAACACAAACATTCAGCACTGACAGAACACTCCAAAAAGCGCCATGGGTTGTCAGCATCATTACCTGTGGCACCATCTTCACCTGTTGTTATTCCTTCTGTCTCGCAACAAACCTCGCTTCCCAAAGTTCAAGTACCAGTGAATGGCCTTCCTGTAACTATTTCAGATGATGGTCCTGTTGGATTCTATTTTGATGAATCTGGCAACCGTGTTTGGGTGTGCCCTTCATGTGGTGGACAAGATGATGGTAGCCCAATGATACGCTGCGATGACTGCTATGCATGGTACCACTGGGCATGTGTAGGAATTGACTCTGCACCAGATGAAAATGTTGATTGGTTTTGCTCATATTGCTTTTCCAAAAATGATAGGCAGATGAAGAAACATAAAAGTTCTTCAGTCCACCGTAAAAAATCTCATAGCAAATCTTCGAAAAAATGA